Genomic DNA from uncultured Methanospirillum sp.:
TTCCTTCTTCTGCTTCTGATATGAGCATCCCAACTTCGGCCATAATATTGTTTATGGCTGATAGCAGTTGGTTGAATGCCGGTGCGATCTCATCTTTATCGTCTCTGGGAGAGACTGAAAGTGACAGATCACCAGATGCTATCTGTTTTAACCCGCCGATAATGACAAACTGCAGGTCATCTGAAAACCTGTCCATTGCTACCGCAAGATCCCCGATCTCATCCTTTCGGGTCATCTTCAGTCTGTTATCAAGGTGGCCGGTACTCATCTCCTGCATCACGTGAACGCCCCTGGCCAGGGGACCAGTGATACTTGAACTGATGAGGATACCAAGTGAAAATGCTGCAATTGCTCCGATGATAATCGCAGCTATGAGCAGAAAACTAATGGATGATACGGTATTATGTCCCTCATCTGAAAGACCTTTGGCGTCATTCAGATTCATAGTCGCCAATTCATCAAGTGATTCTGACAATGCTTTTCTCTGACTTACCAGGTTACCGGTGGTCAGCTCAGTTAACGCATCATCATTTTTTCCAGAATCAACAAGGGTATGGAAATTGTCAATCGCGACTTTGTAGTTCTCCCATGCAATTTTTCCATTTTTATAAATTTCCCGTTCCTTTTCTGTTACAATGTATGATTCGTACTTTGTCAGGTTGGCATCTATAGACGCTATGAGATCGGTGCTATCTACTTTACTACTGTTTCGCGTTGAAGGAATTAAGAGATATCCAGGGGGATTCCCTCTAAGGTGCCAGAGATCAGCCTCGGTCTTTTCAAGTATGTCGGTTGGAATCAGTTGCTGTGTATACATCTGATTCAGGTAACTGTTTGTTGTCGAGACTCCGGAGTATCCCACAATTCCGACGGCGATCATGATGAGAACAACTGCGAGGAATGAACCGATGAGTTTTCTTCCAATTTTAATATCGTCTAATGTTTTCATGGTTATACTGAACTGATCTAAAAATTTTCATCCGCTCTGCTATTGCATGGTGTTACATTCCGGATGCCTGGATGGCATCCGGATAAAAACCCAAAACGATGATTCAACCCCCCGATTGAATCATTTACAGGGCAATCTGGTTCAATGAATTTTATCTGGTATCATTAGAGGCTATCTGGCACCTGTATTCCATTATAGCCACATCATGAGGTCCCCCATACTCGACTTACGAGCATACCAGAACAACATTGTGTTTAATTCAGATAGGGATATATTCACCGTCAATGGCGCCATTACATAAAAGATTAAATGCTATGAACTCTGTCAGATAATAGACATTAGGGAAAAATCAATATAATGTCCAATATCTTTCTGAAATGTACCTGCCTGGGATGGTGGGACTCCATCAGTGCGCAATTTATACCCGGTTGCCTGAGCACGATATCATACTACAAAAAATGTGCCCACCAAGGTCAAATGAAAATTTGAAAATTATATAGGCGTAAATATATAGAGAATAGAATATATTTTACATCATGATGGGGCCCGGTATATTCATTAAATACGTATTAACATTTTTATTTATCTCATTCCTTTTGGTTTCGCTCTTTCCAATACGTGGGTTCTGTGACTCATCTCTTACAGAGCAGGGTCCTGGAGATACCGGAAATGGTTCACCTACGAGTGGATATATCAGACATCCTGTTATGCATTTTACACCATTACAACTTCAGGAGCATGAATCCAAACGTGCATTGATGCCTACAGTCGAAAGTACACGTAGCGAACCTCTGCCTACCGGGTCCAAGTCACTGATATCTGATCTCCCATATCTGGGTAATACTCGTGATCAGGGATTTTGTGGTAATTGCTGGGTGTGGGCCTCTACGGGAGCCCTTGAAATTGCCCATAAGGTTACCAACAATGTGAACTCGCGATTATCTATCCAATACTTTAACTCTAACTGGAATGGCGGGGCGTCCTCTGGAAATGCATGTAATGGAGGGTACCCTTCTGATTTTGCTGGATTCTATTCAGAGACTTTAAAGAAGGCTATTCCCTGGAGTAATACGAATGCCAGTTTTGCTGATTATGACTGGTTTGGAGAAGGATCATTGATGGATGCATCATCAATTTCTACATCACCAAATTATCCACTAACCAGCGTCTCTGACACCGTGCTTTCAACGCATTCCGGTCAGATTAATGCCATAAATGTGATTAAATCACAGATTAACGCAAATACTCCTGTAATCTATGTTTATTCTCTTCCGTCTGACGGATGGGTTGCATTTAATACATTCTGGTATGAACAACCTGATTCGGCGATTTGGAATCCTGATACGTATAATAATGGTTACTGGAGTGGTCGCCATGCGGTTCTGATTGTCGGATATAATGATACAGCTTCCACCCCTTACTGGATTGTTCTGAACAGCTATGGAACCACTGCGTTACGGCCGAATGGTACATTCAACCTCGCCATGAATATCGATTATGATGGTCAGATGAAGTATGGTTATATGAAATACTATTCCCATGAATTTGAGATCTTTAATACTGTCTTTTCCACACCAACTCCGACACCGACTGTATACATCAATTCATCTGCGAATGAATGGGGGATTGTGGTTCCGAGAGGAAACATATCATACCCGGCATATACGAATCAGTCATATTTCACCCAGTCAAAACCCGGAGCTAATGTTCAGGATGTTTTCGTGAATGCTAAGTCGCAGGGTGCAATTGACAACTGGACGTTTACGAATCTGACAGCAAACCAGGATATGTATGTAAAAAGTATACCAGTGCCCGGGCAGGTTCATGCAATGTTTAATGCCACTCCCCGGTATGGTGCAATGCCCCTTGTTGTGAATTTTTCAGATGCATCAATCGGTTCTCCTACTTCATTCTTATGGCAGTTTGGAGACGGGTACTCAAATACATCAAAAAATAACACTCATACGTACACATTGCCGGGAATATATTCTGTATCCCTGCAGGCAATGAATGGTCAGACCGGTGGGTACTGTGTCTGGAATGACGTTATCACAGTTACGAATGGTGTCATCCCTAAACCGAGTCCGATTCCTGTGCCCGGTGAAATCACTCCGGGTTTTACCATATTCCCTGAGAGTGGTAAGGCACCACTTGGTGTAAGGTTTACTGATTCATCTACCGGTAACCCGGTTTCATGGTTCTGGAATTTTGGTGATGGTTCAACATCAGACCTTCAGAATCCATACCATCAGTACACCGGGAATGGTTCATATGGTGTGACCTTGTCTGTAAATAACGGTATATCTTCGGGAACATTGCAGCGGCCACAAGCGGTTCTGGTTGGGTAGAACAGAATCCCGAGTAATCTTTTTTCTGGAGGTTACGAAAACGATTGCGAAACGTTTCACTATTCTGGGCATCGTGAGGATGGTGATTCGTTCTACGAACCCCGTCAGTTTATCAGAAGTGCTTTGACGGCTAAACCGGGGCTCATTTTATGACCTCCGGTCCTGGAACGGTTTTGTGAGTGCTTTGACAACTTTTTAGTTTATTGACCAGTCCAATGCATCCCAGATGAGTAACAGGTACAATTACGCCAGAAATCATGGGTTACTGGTGAGATCCTGATTCATTCATGACGTCACCTGGAATCTGACGAATGTGACATACGGTATCTTACCCACGTGAACCTGAGAAAGAGCCTTATCGAATCTATCCTAATATGATTGTCTTCATTGAGCAATCAGACATTTAAAAAAACGTTTTTAGTTGATATACATTGATGATCTGGAAGTTGGTTACGTATAAGGCCTTTATGATATTACTTTAAATACTGCTTATTTTTTGTTCGAGATATGCGAGTCCTTTCTGTATATCATCCATCGTTTTCCCACCGGTGAGGATTATTTTTCCTGATGAAAAGAGAAGCGCAACTATTTTTGGATCCGGGATGCGATAGACTAACCCGGGAAATTGTTCTGGTTCATATTCGATGCTTTCAAAACTCAGGGTCATAACCACCTTATTCAGGTTAATTTTATTGCCCATATCATACGAACACACCATATTCGTAACTACCACATCAGGCGTATCATTACAGATTACTCCTACCTCTTTCATCTTCTGAATAAGAATGTCCAGACCCAGGGCAAATTCTTCCTGACTTTTTATACCGGTCATTACAACCTTACCGGAGGAGAATACCAGTACCGTGATTTTGGGGTTTGCTATCCGTAATATAGCGCCAGGGAATTTTTTGTTGTTGAGTTCACAGTTCTCAACAGAGGTGGAGATCATCTCAAGAACGATAGATTTAGCGATAGATCCTGACGCAACAATATTTTCGATCTTTAGGGAACCAGATTTTTCCTCACTCATGTGGGGTAAGATTGGTATGATGAACCCAAGGTATTATCGGTGTTTGTCAGAGTCTGGGTGCGACCTGACATACATGTAACCCCTGCATGAATACCTACAAATGAACGGAGGCTAAAATTGAGGTGGGGATAAGATCAGGCAAACCCTTATATATTACATAACTTTTGTTCAAGAAATGCAGCCCCTCTCTCTACATCTTCCATCGTTTTTCCCCCGGTGAGGATGATCTTTCCAGATGAAAAGAGAAGAGCAACAACTTTAGGATCTGATATGCGGTATACTAACCCGGGAAACTGTTCAGGTTCATACTCGATATTTTCAAGACTCAGAGACAGAACTACCTTATTCAGGTTGATCTTATTGCCTAGATCATACGAACAGACCATGTTTGTTACAGCCACATTTGGCGTTTCATGACATAGTACTCCGGCCTCTTTCATATTCTTCATGAGAATATCCTGGCACAGGACAAGATCCTCCGGACTTTTAACACCAGTAATCACCACTTTTCCAGATGAGAATACAAGGAACGCTACTTTTGGGTCCATGATCCTGTATACTGCGCCGGGAAATCGTTTCTTATTGAGTTCACAGTTTTCTATTTTTGCAGATATCATCTCGAGATCGATAGAATCAGCGATAGATCCTGAAGCAACAATATTTTCGATCTTAAGAGACTGAGTTTTTTCCTCACTCATGGTAGTAAGGTATGTATGGTGATACCAAGGTGTTATCGGTTACTGATTTCAACGGTTTCCCTTTTTTCTATTATTTTAATAGCAAAAATACCTCCAAATCTCCGAAATTTCCACATTTTGAATACTTATTGGGAGGTAATAAGATCTAAAAAAACTGATCGAGAAAATTCTGAACTGAATATTCAAATACACAAGGTGATGATTCATGTTCAGTTCGATAAAACCAAGATTATATAACACATGGAGAAACTGGAAACCTCATACTTCACGGACCACTATAGAACCGGAGATGTACAAAAAACCAGTAAATTCTGATTCGGCTTTATAATCGAGCTGTACAGTACGTTTTGTCGGTTACCGATGGCATTACCTGCTTCTTAATCCTTGGGTCAAAACAATAGA
This window encodes:
- a CDS encoding TATA-box-binding protein: MSEEKSGSLKIENIVASGSIAKSIVLEMISTSVENCELNNKKFPGAILRIANPKITVLVFSSGKVVMTGIKSQEEFALGLDILIQKMKEVGVICNDTPDVVVTNMVCSYDMGNKINLNKVVMTLSFESIEYEPEQFPGLVYRIPDPKIVALLFSSGKIILTGGKTMDDIQKGLAYLEQKISSI
- a CDS encoding TATA-box-binding protein, producing MSEEKTQSLKIENIVASGSIADSIDLEMISAKIENCELNKKRFPGAVYRIMDPKVAFLVFSSGKVVITGVKSPEDLVLCQDILMKNMKEAGVLCHETPNVAVTNMVCSYDLGNKINLNKVVLSLSLENIEYEPEQFPGLVYRISDPKVVALLFSSGKIILTGGKTMEDVERGAAFLEQKLCNI
- a CDS encoding PKD domain-containing protein; translated protein: MHFTPLQLQEHESKRALMPTVESTRSEPLPTGSKSLISDLPYLGNTRDQGFCGNCWVWASTGALEIAHKVTNNVNSRLSIQYFNSNWNGGASSGNACNGGYPSDFAGFYSETLKKAIPWSNTNASFADYDWFGEGSLMDASSISTSPNYPLTSVSDTVLSTHSGQINAINVIKSQINANTPVIYVYSLPSDGWVAFNTFWYEQPDSAIWNPDTYNNGYWSGRHAVLIVGYNDTASTPYWIVLNSYGTTALRPNGTFNLAMNIDYDGQMKYGYMKYYSHEFEIFNTVFSTPTPTPTVYINSSANEWGIVVPRGNISYPAYTNQSYFTQSKPGANVQDVFVNAKSQGAIDNWTFTNLTANQDMYVKSIPVPGQVHAMFNATPRYGAMPLVVNFSDASIGSPTSFLWQFGDGYSNTSKNNTHTYTLPGIYSVSLQAMNGQTGGYCVWNDVITVTNGVIPKPSPIPVPGEITPGFTIFPESGKAPLGVRFTDSSTGNPVSWFWNFGDGSTSDLQNPYHQYTGNGSYGVTLSVNNGISSGTLQRPQAVLVG